A genome region from Maridesulfovibrio salexigens DSM 2638 includes the following:
- the divK gene encoding DVU0259 family response regulator domain-containing protein — MPKKIMVVDDDPYIVDYLVTVFEDHGYLTCRASDGVSAFDVAMAEKPDLITLDLEMPHEWGPRFYRRLTLEDEFSNIPVIVISGLPGIHMAIKRAVATIKKPFDPTEVIEIVRKALGETDD; from the coding sequence ATGCCCAAAAAAATAATGGTTGTGGATGATGACCCGTATATCGTGGATTACCTCGTAACGGTATTCGAGGACCACGGTTACCTTACTTGTCGTGCGTCCGACGGCGTATCTGCCTTCGATGTGGCCATGGCCGAAAAGCCGGACCTGATTACTCTTGATCTGGAAATGCCCCATGAATGGGGACCGCGTTTCTACAGACGCCTGACCCTCGAAGATGAATTTTCCAATATCCCGGTAATCGTTATCAGCGGTCTTCCGGGAATTCACATGGCGATCAAACGGGCTGTGGCAACAATTAAAAAGCCTTTTGATCCCACTGAAGTTATTGAAATAGTTAGAAAGGCTCTGGGCGAGACCGACGACTAG
- the divK gene encoding DVU0259 family response regulator domain-containing protein: MSKKILIIDDDQDIRSYLSELFTDNGYETAMAEDGSVAMEAVETEKPDLITLDLEMPGEWGPRFYRKLSQNDEFKRTPVIVISGLNANKYAIPKAVATLTKPFDAEELIRIVKDTIG, from the coding sequence ATGTCTAAGAAGATCTTAATTATAGATGACGATCAGGATATTCGTTCTTACCTGAGCGAACTGTTCACCGATAACGGCTACGAAACTGCAATGGCCGAAGACGGTTCCGTTGCTATGGAAGCTGTGGAAACTGAGAAACCTGACCTTATCACTCTTGATCTGGAAATGCCCGGTGAGTGGGGTCCCCGTTTCTACCGCAAGCTTTCCCAGAACGATGAGTTCAAAAGAACTCCGGTTATCGTTATCAGCGGTCTGAACGCTAATAAGTACGCAATTCCCAAAGCTGTAGCTACTCTGACCAAGCCCTTCGATGCAGAAGAGCTAATCAGGATTGTGAAGGACACAATCGGCTAA
- a CDS encoding universal stress protein produces MFKKILLATTGSPASFGAARVAFDMAKRYGSEVTIFHVVGVPTKAFSHVVNDVRTGEEVEVDEEYLAWVEEELKTTFAKQFEGADNAKIVLTTGVPSREILREARKADSDLVVMAASSGESASFHKGYPGSTMQKVAKAARCPVLSVHRESASYWGGFSNILFGTDFSKQAESAFKFALSTARELDCDLTIFHALDISGKVLDQNEIEENLIIARKRIRETYVPLMGDFKNYDIEVWEGTPYVEIVKLAREKSVDLICLAHHTNELDPERARIGSTVEQVILRANCPVVSVSKPDKV; encoded by the coding sequence ATGTTTAAGAAAATCCTTTTGGCGACTACCGGCTCTCCTGCGAGCTTCGGTGCCGCCCGCGTAGCCTTCGACATGGCGAAACGCTACGGTTCCGAAGTAACGATCTTCCATGTTGTGGGTGTGCCTACCAAGGCTTTTTCCCACGTTGTCAACGACGTTCGAACCGGTGAAGAGGTTGAGGTTGATGAAGAATACCTCGCTTGGGTTGAAGAAGAACTCAAAACCACCTTTGCCAAACAGTTCGAAGGAGCTGACAACGCCAAGATCGTTCTGACAACCGGTGTACCTTCCCGTGAAATCCTGCGTGAAGCCCGTAAAGCTGACAGCGACCTCGTGGTCATGGCTGCAAGCTCCGGCGAAAGTGCATCATTCCACAAGGGTTACCCCGGAAGCACCATGCAGAAAGTAGCAAAAGCCGCTCGCTGCCCGGTTCTTTCCGTACACCGTGAATCCGCATCCTACTGGGGCGGGTTCTCCAACATCCTTTTTGGTACCGACTTCTCCAAGCAGGCTGAGAGCGCTTTCAAATTCGCTCTGTCCACAGCCCGCGAACTCGACTGCGACCTGACTATCTTCCATGCCCTGGATATCAGCGGCAAGGTTCTGGACCAGAATGAAATCGAGGAAAACCTGATCATCGCCCGCAAGCGTATCAGAGAAACCTACGTCCCTCTTATGGGTGATTTCAAAAACTACGACATCGAAGTATGGGAAGGAACTCCCTACGTCGAGATCGTCAAGCTTGCCCGTGAAAAGAGCGTGGACCTTATCTGCCTCGCCCATCACACCAATGAGCTTGATCCGGAAAGAGCACGTATCGGTTCAACCGTTGAGCAGGTCATCTTAAGGGCAAACTGCCCGGTGGTCAGCGTCAGCAAGCCCGATAAAGTTTAG